A single Triticum dicoccoides isolate Atlit2015 ecotype Zavitan chromosome 2A, WEW_v2.0, whole genome shotgun sequence DNA region contains:
- the LOC119354339 gene encoding L-ascorbate oxidase homolog — protein MARGGSAVAVLSFLLGLPLLSVLVAGEDPYRFFTWNVSYGDIYPLGVKQQGILINGQFPGPQIEAVTNDNLVVNVFNKLNEPFLLSWSGIQQRRNSFEDGVAGTTCPIPPGANFTYILQAKDQIGTYFYFPSLAFHKAAGGFGGIRVLSRPRIPVPFPPPAADYTVLIGDWYKTNHTDLRYMLDSGKALGFPDGLLINGRGWNGYTFTVQPGMTYRFRITNVGLATSLNIRFQGHTIKLVEVEGSHTMQTAYSSLDVHLGQSYSVLLTADQPGFDYSIVVSTRFTTKIISTTAVLHYANSAGKAPGPLPGGPTTQIDWSLNQARSIRWNLTASGPRPNPQGSYHYGQVPTTRTIRLANSAATINGKQRYAVNSVSHVNADTPLKIADYYKIAGVFSVGTISDSPTYGGAYLRTSVMGADYRGYVEIVFENSENEVQSWHIDGYAFWVVGMNGGKWSPASRQIYNLRDGVSRYTVQVYPNAWTAIYMPLDNVGMWNVRSETWARQYLGQQFYLRVWTPSTSWRDEFPIPKNALLCGRAAGRRTRPF, from the exons ATGGCGAGGGGTGGCAGCGCCGTGGctgtcctctccttcctcctcggcCTCCCGCTCCTctccgtcctcgtcgccggcgaggaccCGTACCGGTTCTTCACGTGGAACGTCAGCTACGGCGACATCTACCCGCTCGGCGTCAAGCAGCAG GGGATACTGATCAATGGGCAGTTCCCCGGGCCGCAGATAGAGGCCGTCACCAACGACAACCTCGTCGTCAATGTCTTCAACAAGCTCAACGAGCCATTCCTCCTCTCCTG GAGCGGGATACAGCAGCGGCGGAACTCGTTCGAGGACGGCGTGGCCGGGACGACGTGCCCGATCCCGCCGGGCGCCAACTTCACCTACATCCTGCAGGCCAAGGACCAGATCGGCACCTACTTCTACTTCCCCTCCCTCGCCTTCCACAAGGCCGCCGGCGGCTTCGGCGGCATCCGCGTCCTCAGCCGCCCCAGGATCCCGGTCCCCTTCCCGCCACCAGCCGCCGACTACACCGTCCTCATCGGCGACTGGTACAAGACCAACCATACC GATTTGAGGTACATGCTCGACAGTGGCAAGGCACTTGGCTTCCCCGATGGCCTGCTCATCAACGGTCGCGGCTGGAACGGCTACACCTTCACCGTCCAGCCCG GCATGACGTACCGTTTCCGGATCACCAACGTCGGGCTGGCCACGTCCCTCAACATCAGGTTCCAGGGGCACACCATCAAGCTGGTGGAGGTGGAGGGCTCGCACACCATGCAGACCGCCTACTCCTCCCTGGATGTGCACCTTGGCCAGTCCTACTCGGTGCTCCTCACCGCGGACCAGCCTGGCTTCGACTACTCCATCGTCGTCTCCACGCGCTTCACCACCAAGATCATATCCACCACCGCCGTCCTGCACTACGCCAACTCCGCCGGCAAGGCTCCCGGCCCTCTGCCAGGAGGCCCCACCACCCAGATCGACTGGTCGCTCAACCAGGCCCGCTCTATCAG ATGGAACCTGACGGCGAGCGGGCCGAGGCCCAACCCGCAGGGCTCGTACCACTACGGCCAGGTGCCCACCACCAGGACCATCAGGCTGGCCAACTCGGCGGCCACCATCAACGGCAAGCAGAGGTACGCGGTGAACAGCGTGTCCCACGTCAACGCAGACACGCCCCTCAAGATCGCCGACTACTACAAGATCGCCGGCGTGTTCTCGGTGGGCACCATCTCCGACAGCCCGACATACGGCGGTGCCTACCTTCGGACATCGGTCATGGGGGCCGACTACAGAGGCTACGTCGAGATTGTGTTTGAGAACTCTGAGAACGAGGTGCAGTCGTGGCACATCGACGGCTACGCCTTCTGGGTTGTCGG AATGAATGGAGGAAAATGGTCGCCGGCAAGCAGGCAGATCTACAACTTGAGGGATGGCGTTTCACGGTACACTGTTCAG GTTTACCCCAATGCATGGACTGCAATCTACATGCCCCTTGACAACGTGGGCATGTGGAACGTGAGATCGGAGACCTGGGCCAGGCAGTACCTGGGACAGCAGTTCTACCTCCGCGTCTGGACGCCGTCCACGTCGTGGCGCGACGAGTTCCCGATCCCCAAGAACGCCCTCCTGTGCGGCCGAGCTGCCGGCCGCAGAACAAGGCCTTTCTGA